The following are encoded together in the ANME-2 cluster archaeon genome:
- a CDS encoding peptidase A24: MVDTMVFIDLLKVLYCTPFLLYSCYTDILTRRVSNRVWKVMLAGAIIFVTYDVINGGIPALVRLLISASVIFVFVYILFQFGAFGGADAKSLIVLAIIIPVYPTIEMFGLVMPLNGVPLIDLFAFSVFGNSVLLTVVVPLFLFFYNLFTLKPGEMLERPAYLFVGFKADISKLLDRHIKLIEECYLSEGEFHTKFRRGGASIDEETVKELEGFAADGLMDRRVWVTPGLPFMIPITLGFFVAVLYGDLIFALTKFLLMNF, encoded by the coding sequence ATGGTAGATACAATGGTTTTTATCGACTTGTTGAAAGTGCTTTATTGTACTCCATTTCTATTGTATTCCTGCTATACGGATATCCTGACAAGGCGTGTATCTAACCGGGTTTGGAAGGTAATGCTGGCAGGGGCCATCATTTTTGTTACATATGATGTTATAAACGGTGGAATACCTGCCCTGGTCAGGCTTTTAATTTCAGCAAGTGTAATATTCGTATTTGTCTATATCTTATTTCAGTTCGGTGCTTTTGGAGGAGCCGATGCCAAGAGCCTGATTGTCCTGGCCATTATCATACCCGTTTACCCAACAATTGAAATGTTCGGACTTGTAATGCCATTGAATGGCGTGCCCCTCATCGATCTTTTCGCTTTTAGCGTATTTGGGAATTCTGTCCTGCTGACCGTAGTGGTACCCTTGTTCCTGTTTTTCTATAACCTGTTCACCTTAAAACCGGGCGAGATGTTAGAACGGCCAGCATATCTCTTTGTTGGATTTAAAGCAGACATTTCAAAATTGCTGGACAGACACATCAAATTGATAGAAGAATGCTATCTTTCAGAAGGTGAATTTCATACAAAGTTCAGGCGCGGTGGAGCAAGTATCGACGAGGAAACTGTAAAAGAACTGGAAGGATTCGCTGCCGATGGCCTGATGGACAGGCGGGTATGGGTCACTCCGGGCCTGCCTTTTATGATACCCATTACACTTGGGTTCTTTGTAGCTGTTTTGTATGGTGATTTGATATTCGCTCTTACAAAATTCTTATTAATGAATTTTTAA
- a CDS encoding radical SAM protein produces MRTFSPILASRALWQLRVKKRPIVMSHGINARCNMHCDFCEYWKEEKDEMETGDILRLLDEAKKFGIKYYNAWTVEPLLREDLPRIMAYARSLGFITSMITNGKLLKQRAHELDDVDYLSVSVDGIDSYKDIRGMDFDDLLAGIEAVKDGRRNPILINCVISGQNLEDVVPLVHLARDLGVWISFEPLDESEGIDPAVWEIIGIRDNVKYENVLDRVIGLKKEGYPIINSLTYLKMVRDRNMDFRCHASDLILNVTSDGWIENCRLKTEHLGHIRDGLVNVWESSREQRRKITTECEGCLFFGYAEGSMLYDFKPEVMAHYEWI; encoded by the coding sequence ATGAGAACGTTTTCACCAATTCTTGCATCCAGGGCCCTCTGGCAGTTGCGTGTTAAAAAACGGCCCATTGTAATGTCCCATGGCATCAATGCCAGGTGCAACATGCACTGTGATTTTTGCGAGTACTGGAAGGAAGAAAAGGATGAGATGGAGACCGGGGATATCCTGCGCCTCCTGGATGAGGCAAAGAAGTTTGGTATCAAGTATTATAATGCATGGACTGTGGAACCACTGCTTAGGGAGGACCTGCCCAGGATAATGGCTTATGCACGCAGCCTTGGATTTATTACTTCCATGATAACAAATGGTAAGTTGCTCAAGCAGCGGGCACATGAACTGGATGATGTGGATTACCTGTCTGTATCAGTTGATGGGATCGATAGCTATAAGGATATCAGGGGCATGGATTTTGATGACCTTCTGGCCGGGATAGAAGCTGTAAAGGATGGGCGCAGGAACCCCATCTTGATCAATTGTGTCATATCAGGACAGAACCTTGAGGATGTCGTGCCGCTGGTACACCTGGCCAGGGATCTGGGAGTCTGGATATCTTTTGAGCCATTGGATGAATCAGAAGGTATTGACCCTGCTGTTTGGGAGATCATTGGAATACGTGATAATGTTAAGTATGAAAATGTGCTGGACCGGGTCATCGGGTTGAAAAAGGAGGGGTATCCTATCATTAATTCATTGACATACCTGAAAATGGTAAGGGACAGGAATATGGATTTCAGATGCCATGCCAGTGATCTTATATTAAATGTAACATCTGATGGCTGGATAGAGAACTGCAGGTTGAAGACGGAACATCTGGGGCATATCAGGGACGGATTGGTGAATGTGTGGGAGAGTTCACGGGAACAACGCAGGAAGATAACAACAGAATGTGAAGGCTGCCTGTTCTTTGGTTATGCGGAGGGGAGTATGTTGTATGATTTCAAGCCAGAGGTCATGGCACATTATGAGTGGATATGA
- a CDS encoding metallophosphoesterase — protein MPAALEPLVDESGLVVENNIRVLVVADIHLGIEWDLGNSGIVVPSQSGQGLAKIMEYIDAAAPDRVVLLGDVKHNVPRISWQEREEVPHFLESIAKSTAVDIVPGNHDGDMEFLLRGILPGLEVTLQPARGFVLDGVGYFHGHTWPDPVLLSCNHIVMAHNHPTIRFTDRLGSSSAEPAWIRTRLNRKILEAHFNSKAGDLPWYDPEVVIMPAFCQLCGGVAFNESLHGDLLGPVFSSGAVELDNAQAYLLDGTRLGKLSDLRKLGITKKRPDKRSKRSKRSINSK, from the coding sequence ATGCCTGCAGCACTTGAACCACTTGTGGATGAATCAGGTCTGGTTGTTGAGAATAATATCCGGGTACTGGTGGTGGCAGATATCCACCTTGGTATAGAGTGGGACCTGGGCAATAGCGGCATAGTGGTCCCAAGCCAGTCCGGCCAGGGCCTTGCAAAGATAATGGAATATATAGACGCAGCAGCACCTGACAGGGTCGTGCTGCTGGGGGATGTGAAACATAATGTACCCCGGATATCCTGGCAGGAGAGGGAGGAAGTGCCCCATTTCCTTGAAAGCATAGCAAAAAGTACAGCGGTTGATATAGTCCCTGGCAACCATGATGGAGACATGGAATTCCTGCTCCGGGGCATTTTGCCCGGACTTGAAGTTACACTGCAACCTGCCAGGGGTTTTGTGCTGGACGGTGTCGGGTACTTCCACGGCCACACCTGGCCCGACCCTGTTTTACTCTCCTGCAACCACATTGTAATGGCCCACAACCACCCTACCATCAGGTTTACTGACCGACTTGGTTCCAGCAGTGCTGAGCCTGCCTGGATACGCACCCGGTTGAATCGCAAGATACTGGAAGCACATTTTAATTCAAAAGCGGGAGACCTGCCATGGTATGACCCTGAAGTGGTGATCATGCCAGCCTTCTGCCAGCTCTGCGGTGGTGTGGCATTCAATGAATCGCTGCATGGCGACCTGCTGGGTCCTGTGTTTTCCTCAGGGGCAGTGGAACTGGACAATGCGCAGGCATACTTGCTGGACGGTACCAGACTGGGAAAGCTAAGTGACCTGAGAAAACTGGGTATTACGAAAAAGAGACCTGACAAAAGGAGTAAGAGAAGTAAAAGAAGCATAAATAGTAAATAA
- the rnz gene encoding ribonuclease Z — MLRVIFLGTAGSVPTPERNPPAVLVNRKGELMLFDCGEGTQQQMMRARTGMGGLTSIFITHFHADHILGISGLVQTMNFNGRTEPLKIYGPHWVEEFVRMMTAMGFYKLKYNIKAIELYPGDKVDRGDYYIEALKTEHSVASLGYALVEKERPGRFDKKKAVELGVPPGPLFKRLHNGEDVEVNGKIIKSSDIVGQPRPGRKVVYSGDTRPCGGIFVASNKADLLIHDGTFADDMVEWAKETQHSTAGEAASMASLANVHQLVLTHISSRYSDDTSQLLEDAKKEFENVSIATEFMEIEIPYRDD, encoded by the coding sequence ATGCTTCGAGTGATATTCCTTGGCACGGCAGGCAGTGTTCCCACACCTGAGCGCAATCCTCCGGCCGTACTTGTGAACAGGAAGGGTGAGCTTATGCTGTTCGATTGCGGTGAAGGTACCCAGCAGCAGATGATGCGTGCAAGGACAGGCATGGGCGGCCTGACCTCGATCTTTATCACACATTTTCATGCCGACCACATCCTTGGCATATCCGGCCTTGTACAGACCATGAACTTTAACGGCCGCACCGAACCACTAAAGATATACGGGCCTCATTGGGTCGAAGAATTTGTCAGGATGATGACGGCCATGGGGTTCTATAAATTAAAATATAACATCAAGGCAATCGAATTATATCCAGGGGATAAGGTGGACAGGGGCGACTATTATATCGAAGCCTTAAAGACCGAACACAGTGTGGCATCCCTTGGTTATGCACTTGTAGAAAAAGAGCGCCCTGGACGGTTCGACAAGAAAAAAGCCGTAGAACTTGGTGTACCGCCAGGCCCCCTGTTCAAGCGCCTGCACAATGGGGAAGATGTAGAAGTAAACGGTAAGATCATAAAAAGTAGTGATATTGTAGGGCAGCCGCGGCCGGGACGGAAGGTCGTATATTCGGGTGATACAAGACCCTGCGGCGGAATTTTTGTTGCCAGTAATAAGGCGGACCTGTTGATCCACGATGGTACCTTTGCCGATGATATGGTGGAATGGGCTAAAGAAACCCAACACTCCACAGCAGGCGAGGCTGCATCCATGGCATCCCTGGCAAATGTGCATCAACTTGTGTTGACACATATCAGTTCAAGGTATTCGGATGATACTTCCCAGCTGCTGGAAGATGCGAAAAAAGAATTCGAGAATGTGAGTATCGCCACCGAGTTCATGGAGATCGAGATCCCTTACCGTGACGATTAG
- a CDS encoding DUF128 domain-containing protein, with protein MNGNQIVFTLSNIEDLIYGVSFDPSSGSGRIVTNISLIDSEDVDNILPIFRDVMLSGLTVSPLAKILLSGESVNDFVIPSGKCGITTVCSITVDGILLKRGIPVKPRFGGLVEVKDGNPVRFTDLVRYDSTTIDPMEILMSQSLTSVSDMLTIGSGKILANLREITMNARDKVEETLDDLVSVGFGGILEVGEPNTDVLGVSVERDHFGVVVVGGTNPMAVAQEQGFNVDTHAMSSLMEVDDMTPIDRLV; from the coding sequence ATGAATGGGAACCAGATCGTATTTACACTTTCAAATATCGAGGACCTGATATATGGTGTCTCGTTCGATCCATCATCTGGTTCAGGTAGGATTGTGACTAACATATCCTTAATAGATAGTGAGGATGTAGATAATATCCTGCCCATTTTCCGTGATGTGATGCTCAGTGGATTGACAGTCAGTCCGCTGGCAAAGATTCTGTTATCCGGCGAATCAGTGAATGATTTTGTCATCCCAAGCGGCAAGTGCGGCATCACAACAGTCTGCAGTATCACGGTGGACGGCATACTTTTAAAGCGCGGCATTCCGGTAAAGCCACGATTTGGTGGTTTGGTGGAAGTAAAGGACGGAAATCCCGTGCGTTTCACTGACCTGGTCAGGTATGACAGCACTACGATCGATCCCATGGAGATACTGATGTCCCAATCTCTTACTTCGGTGAGTGATATGCTTACCATCGGCTCGGGCAAGATACTGGCCAACCTCAGGGAGATCACTATGAATGCCAGGGATAAAGTGGAAGAAACACTGGATGATCTGGTTTCGGTGGGTTTCGGTGGTATCCTGGAAGTGGGAGAGCCTAATACCGATGTTCTGGGAGTGAGTGTGGAACGGGACCATTTCGGGGTTGTGGTTGTCGGCGGCACCAATCCCATGGCAGTGGCCCAGGAACAAGGATTTAATGTCGATACCCATGCAATGTCCAGTCTGATGGAAGTGGATGATATGACCCCCATTGACCGGCTTGTATAG
- a CDS encoding DUF11 domain-containing protein: protein MKILVFFLLIILCINIACAYSEDDLEWACGNSKELHLGEMISNGNYTVEPYNFPKSNQNEIRFVGIKLYKNGILVADQILVEDDNYIYDDEIRMTALEFSLPAQDWTTDLPKEQWAKIKMEPRGMPRFDVQFETDKDDYSAYSSYIEVDLTIQNTGDAKAHNMDIYVDIDGLEMINGNAYYHYSELEKGELVDGKTDTTAFDPITMRFSVPSVVTDTAFNIAVNIEYYDLKGMKYSYSESYPVKVLGMFRITKSINDNIYINDIATVTISLRNDGAYPINTIKISDTLPPDFELNKDSPLEWELNLKPGECRSFTYSLKPLQPNEEGYVIPAAIVQWTEDGKICSARSDSPCITVYGPKIELSKTVNPETINVDGIVTVTIDVKNTGNVLASIDVTDYLPENAELTDGVPVTEMVLRPGESQTFGYSMKMNTIGSVEMPPAVVHFADSLGYDGTVVSETISIKVNPVVTPHATQTIDTLDQATTTAAATNSAAKTNEKAGAGLVCMLVGFFVAVFVIMRGRRT, encoded by the coding sequence ATGAAGATACTTGTATTTTTTTTATTGATCATCTTGTGTATTAACATTGCCTGCGCATACAGCGAGGATGATCTGGAATGGGCATGCGGTAACTCAAAGGAACTTCATCTTGGTGAAATGATCTCAAACGGTAATTATACCGTGGAGCCTTATAATTTCCCCAAATCTAACCAAAATGAAATACGGTTCGTTGGGATAAAGTTGTATAAAAACGGCATTCTGGTCGCAGATCAAATACTTGTTGAGGACGATAACTACATCTATGACGATGAGATCAGGATGACCGCCCTCGAATTCTCATTACCGGCCCAGGATTGGACAACGGATCTGCCCAAAGAACAATGGGCGAAGATCAAGATGGAACCACGGGGTATGCCGCGTTTTGATGTGCAATTTGAGACTGATAAGGATGATTACTCTGCATACTCATCATATATTGAAGTAGATCTTACCATTCAAAACACCGGGGATGCCAAGGCACATAATATGGACATTTATGTGGATATAGACGGTCTCGAAATGATCAATGGAAATGCATATTATCATTACAGTGAACTCGAAAAAGGGGAACTTGTGGATGGTAAAACGGACACTACAGCGTTTGATCCGATCACAATGCGATTTAGTGTACCTTCTGTGGTAACGGATACTGCATTCAATATAGCAGTAAACATCGAGTATTATGACCTGAAAGGTATGAAATATTCATATTCCGAATCGTATCCAGTGAAAGTACTTGGCATGTTCAGGATCACAAAATCAATAAATGATAATATTTACATTAATGATATTGCTACAGTCACGATATCGTTAAGAAATGATGGTGCATATCCCATCAACACAATTAAGATAAGCGATACCCTGCCTCCAGACTTTGAGTTGAATAAAGATTCACCTCTGGAATGGGAATTGAATCTCAAGCCTGGTGAGTGCAGGAGTTTTACATACTCATTAAAACCACTACAGCCGAATGAAGAGGGATATGTTATCCCGGCTGCGATTGTGCAATGGACTGAAGATGGTAAGATTTGTTCTGCGCGGTCGGATTCTCCGTGTATTACTGTGTATGGTCCGAAGATAGAGTTATCAAAAACAGTAAACCCGGAAACTATTAACGTGGATGGGATTGTGACCGTCACTATCGATGTGAAAAATACCGGGAATGTACTGGCGAGTATTGATGTAACCGATTACCTCCCGGAGAATGCTGAGCTGACAGATGGTGTACCCGTCACGGAGATGGTTTTGAGGCCAGGTGAAAGTCAGACATTCGGTTATAGCATGAAAATGAACACAATCGGTTCTGTCGAAATGCCGCCCGCAGTTGTGCACTTTGCAGATTCTTTAGGTTACGATGGAACCGTAGTTTCAGAAACAATATCGATCAAGGTGAATCCGGTAGTAACCCCACATGCTACACAAACAATCGATACTTTAGATCAAGCAACAACCACCGCGGCTGCCACGAATTCTGCTGCCAAAACAAATGAAAAAGCGGGTGCAGGATTGGTTTGTATGCTGGTCGGCTTCTTTGTGGCTGTATTTGTAATTATGAGGGGTAGACGGACGTAA
- the tsaA gene encoding tRNA (N6-threonylcarbamoyladenosine(37)-N6)-methyltransferase TrmO, producing the protein MELRPIGIMHTPYKTIGDAPFQGRSSSETCEIEIFKEYEDGLKDIDQCSHLILLYWLDRADDRVLQTRTPFDTDVHGVFATRSPSRPNPIGFHVAELIERKGNVLRIKGVDALDKTPLIDIKPYSTGIDAISEANIGWFKNATEGDQMDGNSYRKNIEELIKKGDLKGLLEKTGELHGHFCSHSAYGVKAGYIAMCELGITNTGMEEIVAIVETNNCFSDGIQMVTGCTFGNNSLIYRDYGKTAVTVAKRDGKAIRIALNPDYEESSAENHPEANALFEKIVVRREVPTPEESARMVQLFKKASLEVLDVADDEVFTIEHKTITLPEYAPIFTSVRCSICGENIMETRVRIRDNKPICIPCAGDEHYAMCGDGIYVTR; encoded by the coding sequence ATGGAACTGAGACCAATCGGAATTATGCACACCCCATACAAGACGATAGGGGATGCCCCATTTCAGGGAAGGTCATCCAGTGAAACCTGTGAGATAGAGATCTTCAAAGAGTACGAAGATGGGTTGAAGGATATCGATCAATGTTCCCATCTTATACTTCTTTACTGGCTCGATAGAGCGGATGATCGTGTTTTACAGACACGCACCCCGTTTGATACGGATGTTCACGGGGTGTTTGCGACACGATCTCCGAGCAGACCCAATCCGATCGGATTCCATGTCGCTGAACTGATTGAGCGGAAAGGGAATGTTTTAAGGATCAAGGGGGTCGACGCACTCGATAAAACACCCCTGATCGATATAAAACCATACTCTACCGGGATCGATGCGATTAGTGAAGCAAACATCGGATGGTTTAAAAATGCAACAGAAGGTGACCAGATGGATGGAAATTCCTATAGAAAGAATATAGAAGAGTTGATAAAAAAAGGAGACCTGAAAGGGCTTCTTGAGAAAACCGGAGAATTGCACGGGCATTTTTGCAGCCATTCAGCGTACGGTGTTAAGGCAGGCTACATTGCCATGTGTGAACTTGGAATAACAAACACGGGAATGGAAGAGATTGTAGCGATCGTTGAAACTAATAATTGCTTCAGCGATGGTATTCAAATGGTGACCGGATGTACTTTCGGAAACAACTCCCTTATATACAGGGATTATGGAAAAACCGCAGTGACTGTGGCAAAGAGGGATGGTAAAGCAATAAGAATTGCACTCAATCCGGATTATGAGGAATCCAGCGCTGAAAATCATCCTGAAGCAAATGCACTTTTCGAAAAAATCGTTGTGAGGCGTGAAGTGCCAACACCTGAAGAGAGTGCAAGGATGGTGCAGTTGTTCAAAAAAGCATCACTTGAAGTACTCGATGTTGCTGATGATGAAGTCTTCACAATCGAGCACAAAACGATAACCCTTCCGGAATATGCTCCAATCTTTACATCCGTAAGATGCTCAATTTGCGGTGAAAATATCATGGAAACGCGTGTGAGGATAAGGGATAATAAACCGATCTGCATTCCGTGCGCGGGTGATGAGCACTATGCGATGTGCGGAGACGGGATATACGTTACGAGGTGA